Proteins from a single region of Pseudomonas ekonensis:
- the ahpF gene encoding alkyl hydroperoxide reductase subunit F produces MLDANLKAQLKSYLERVTQPIEIVASLDDGAKSREMLELLKDVASLSSQITLIDSGDDARKPSFSINRPGADISLRFAGIPMGHEFTSLVLALLQVGGHPSKASAEVIEQIRSLKGEFSFETYFSLSCQNCPDVVQALNLMAVLNPNIRHVAIDGALFQDEVNDRKIMAVPSIYLNGENFGQGRMGLEEILAKLDTGAIERQAEKISAKEAFDVLVVGGGPAGASAAIYAARKGIRTGVAAERFGGQVLDTMAIENFISVQETEGPKLAVALEEHVKQYDVDIMNLQRADKLIPGKNGELHEVRFASGASLKAKSVILATGARWREMNVPGEQEYRNKGVAYCPHCDGPLFKGKRVAVIGGGNSGVEAAIDLAGIVAHVTLLEFDVQLRADAVLQRKLHSLPNVTVITSAQTTEVTGDGQKVNGLRYKDRQSDELRSVELEGIFVQIGLLPNTDWLKGTIELSPRGEIIVDNRGETSIHGIFAAGDVTTVPYKQIVIAVGEGAKASLSAFDHLIRTSAPA; encoded by the coding sequence ATGTTGGACGCCAATCTTAAAGCCCAGTTGAAATCGTACCTGGAACGGGTCACCCAGCCGATCGAGATCGTCGCTTCTCTCGACGACGGTGCGAAATCCCGTGAAATGCTTGAACTGCTGAAAGACGTCGCCAGTCTTTCGAGCCAAATCACCCTGATCGACAGCGGCGACGATGCCCGCAAACCGTCGTTCTCGATCAACCGCCCCGGTGCGGACATCAGCCTGCGTTTCGCCGGCATTCCGATGGGCCACGAATTCACCTCGTTGGTACTGGCCTTGCTGCAGGTCGGCGGTCACCCTTCGAAGGCCAGCGCCGAGGTGATCGAACAGATCCGTTCGCTCAAGGGCGAATTCAGTTTCGAAACGTACTTCTCGCTGTCGTGCCAGAACTGCCCGGATGTCGTCCAGGCGCTGAACCTGATGGCCGTGCTGAACCCGAACATCCGCCATGTCGCCATCGACGGCGCGCTGTTCCAGGACGAAGTCAACGACCGCAAGATCATGGCCGTGCCGAGCATTTACTTGAACGGCGAGAACTTCGGTCAGGGCCGCATGGGCCTTGAGGAAATCCTCGCCAAGCTCGACACCGGCGCCATCGAGCGTCAGGCCGAGAAGATCAGCGCCAAAGAGGCCTTCGATGTGCTGGTGGTCGGCGGTGGCCCGGCCGGCGCTTCGGCAGCCATCTACGCAGCCCGCAAAGGCATCCGCACCGGCGTCGCCGCTGAACGCTTCGGCGGTCAGGTGCTGGACACCATGGCCATCGAGAACTTCATCTCCGTACAGGAGACCGAAGGGCCGAAACTGGCGGTGGCGCTGGAGGAGCACGTCAAGCAATACGACGTGGACATCATGAACCTGCAACGCGCCGACAAGCTGATCCCGGGCAAGAACGGCGAGCTGCACGAAGTCCGTTTCGCCAGCGGCGCGAGCCTGAAAGCCAAGAGCGTCATTCTGGCCACTGGTGCGCGCTGGAGGGAAATGAACGTGCCGGGCGAGCAGGAATACCGCAACAAAGGCGTGGCGTACTGCCCGCACTGCGACGGCCCGTTGTTCAAGGGCAAGCGCGTGGCGGTGATCGGCGGCGGCAACTCCGGCGTGGAAGCGGCCATCGACCTGGCGGGCATCGTGGCCCACGTGACCTTGCTGGAGTTCGACGTACAGCTGCGTGCCGACGCGGTACTGCAGCGCAAGCTGCACAGCCTGCCGAACGTGACCGTGATCACCAGCGCGCAAACCACAGAGGTCACCGGCGACGGGCAGAAGGTCAACGGCCTGCGCTACAAGGATCGTCAGTCGGATGAATTGCGCAGCGTCGAGCTGGAGGGGATCTTCGTGCAGATCGGCCTGCTGCCCAACACCGATTGGCTCAAGGGCACCATCGAGTTGTCGCCGCGCGGTGAGATCATCGTCGATAACCGCGGCGAAACGTCGATCCACGGCATCTTCGCCGCAGGCGACGTGACCACCGTGCCGTACAAGCAGATCGTGATCGCGGTGGGCGAGGGCGCCAAGGCTTCCCTGAGCGCATTCGATCACCTGATCCGCACGTCGGCCCCGGCATAA
- a CDS encoding DUF4946 domain-containing protein has product MIRPFKSLFVFLGLSLCATGAVAQAPEIAWPAGWQVEALPDTSPQVSRQRGVKTDAEGNQVMVMELTMTQVETGHQVNLQGVLLEMRKAVQKDFFQGGYQSVCNRIHSAVLGSLSALETTCTVTENGRHVLSQTLVAALDAQKAYVLSYAGEAEMFKQSTDEIASIRNSLKL; this is encoded by the coding sequence ATGATCCGACCGTTCAAATCGCTGTTCGTTTTTCTTGGCTTGTCGTTGTGCGCCACCGGGGCAGTGGCCCAGGCGCCGGAGATCGCCTGGCCCGCCGGCTGGCAGGTTGAGGCCCTGCCTGACACATCGCCGCAGGTATCGCGTCAGCGCGGGGTGAAGACCGACGCCGAAGGGAATCAGGTGATGGTGATGGAGTTGACCATGACCCAGGTGGAAACCGGCCATCAAGTCAACCTGCAAGGGGTGCTGCTGGAGATGCGCAAAGCGGTGCAGAAGGATTTCTTCCAGGGCGGCTACCAGAGTGTGTGCAACAGGATCCACTCAGCCGTCCTGGGTTCGCTTTCCGCACTTGAGACCACCTGCACGGTCACCGAAAACGGCAGGCATGTGTTGTCGCAAACATTGGTCGCTGCGCTCGACGCTCAGAAGGCCTATGTACTTTCGTATGCCGGAGAGGCCGAGATGTTCAAACAGAGCACGGACGAAATAGCGTCGATACGAAACAGCTTGAAACTTTAA
- the gloA gene encoding lactoylglutathione lyase — protein MSLHELNTFPGVTATPDSATRNFVFNHTMLRVKDITRSLDFYTRVLGFSLVEKRDFPEAEFSLYFLALVDKAQIPADAAARTEWMKSIPGILELTHNHGTENDADFAYHNGNTDPRGFGHICISVPDIVAACERFEELGCDFQKRLTDGRMKSLAFIKDPDGYWVEIIQPAPL, from the coding sequence ATGAGCCTGCACGAACTGAACACTTTCCCCGGCGTGACCGCCACCCCAGACAGCGCAACCCGCAACTTCGTCTTCAACCACACCATGCTGCGCGTAAAGGACATCACCCGGTCGCTGGACTTCTACACCCGCGTGCTCGGTTTCTCGCTGGTTGAAAAGCGCGACTTCCCGGAAGCCGAATTCAGCCTGTACTTCCTGGCGCTGGTCGACAAGGCGCAGATCCCGGCGGACGCCGCGGCCCGCACCGAATGGATGAAGTCGATCCCCGGCATCCTGGAACTGACCCACAACCACGGCACCGAGAACGACGCGGACTTCGCCTACCACAACGGCAACACCGACCCGCGCGGTTTCGGCCACATCTGCATCTCGGTGCCGGACATCGTTGCCGCCTGCGAGCGCTTCGAGGAACTGGGCTGCGACTTCCAGAAGCGCCTGACCGACGGCCGTATGAAAAGCCTGGCGTTCATCAAGGATCCGGACGGCTACTGGGTCGAAATCATCCAGCCGGCACCGCTGTAA
- the ahpC gene encoding alkyl hydroperoxide reductase subunit C, whose translation MPIINSQVKPFKATAFKNGDFVQVSDADLKGKWSVVFFYPADFTFVCPTELEDLADNYAAFQKLGVEIYSVSTDTHFAHAAWHNTSPAIGKIQYTMIGDPTHVISRNFDVLIEEAGLADRGTFVINPEGQIKIVELNDGGVGRDASELLRKIKAAQYVAAHPGEVCPAKWKEGEATLAPSLDLVGKI comes from the coding sequence ATGCCTATCATCAACAGCCAAGTAAAACCGTTCAAAGCCACCGCGTTCAAAAACGGCGACTTCGTGCAAGTCTCGGACGCTGACCTGAAAGGCAAGTGGTCGGTCGTATTCTTCTACCCAGCCGACTTCACCTTCGTTTGCCCGACCGAGCTGGAAGACTTGGCCGACAACTACGCAGCCTTCCAGAAACTGGGCGTAGAGATCTACAGCGTTTCCACCGACACCCATTTCGCCCACGCTGCCTGGCACAACACCTCGCCAGCCATCGGCAAGATCCAGTACACCATGATCGGCGACCCGACCCACGTCATCTCCCGCAACTTCGACGTGCTGATCGAAGAAGCCGGCCTGGCGGACCGCGGCACCTTCGTGATCAACCCAGAAGGCCAGATCAAGATCGTTGAACTGAACGACGGCGGCGTCGGCCGTGACGCTTCCGAGCTGCTGCGCAAGATCAAGGCCGCTCAGTACGTCGCTGCCCACCCAGGCGAAGTCTGCCCGGCCAAGTGGAAAGAAGGCGAGGCCACTCTGGCTCCGTCCCTGGACCTGGTCGGCAAGATCTAA
- a CDS encoding DNA-binding protein, whose protein sequence is MARGGINKALVQAARLAILARGEHPSIDAVRIEMGNTGSKTTIHRYLKELDDGREPVEAPSEPIDDELTALVARLAQRLKEQAQEPIEQAREAFEEQREALEAELNQTRQALTQLEQQHDIQSAALARESEALTDTRSMLQTEQTRNAGLNQALADFELRLKDKDEQIRSLEEKHLHARDALEHYRNAIKEQREQEQSRHEGQVQQLQMELRQAQQSALVRQDEITQLHRDNERLLTENRGSLRELSLLQDQLKHSNQRQDQLFEQASRADSERTLLQERLRVAALESQTLKQSLDEQAQLNQGLEKELTKAQASLEDSLRLAATVAAAADAAEPKGA, encoded by the coding sequence ATGGCCCGTGGTGGCATCAATAAGGCACTGGTTCAAGCGGCGCGGCTGGCGATTCTGGCCCGCGGAGAACACCCGAGCATCGACGCGGTACGCATCGAAATGGGCAATACCGGCTCGAAAACCACCATTCATCGCTATCTGAAGGAACTGGATGACGGGAGAGAACCCGTCGAAGCGCCGTCCGAACCGATCGACGACGAACTGACCGCCCTGGTCGCCCGCCTGGCGCAACGGCTCAAGGAGCAGGCACAGGAGCCGATCGAACAGGCCCGCGAGGCATTCGAAGAACAGCGCGAGGCGCTGGAGGCCGAGCTGAACCAGACCCGCCAGGCGCTGACGCAACTGGAACAGCAACACGACATCCAGAGTGCCGCACTGGCCCGCGAATCCGAAGCGCTGACCGACACCCGGTCGATGCTTCAGACGGAACAGACCCGCAACGCCGGACTGAACCAGGCACTGGCGGATTTTGAATTGCGCCTGAAGGACAAGGACGAACAGATCCGCTCGCTGGAAGAGAAGCACCTGCACGCCCGCGACGCCCTTGAGCACTACCGCAACGCCATCAAGGAACAGCGCGAACAGGAACAGAGCCGCCACGAAGGGCAAGTGCAGCAGTTGCAGATGGAATTGCGCCAGGCCCAGCAAAGCGCGCTGGTGCGCCAGGATGAAATCACCCAACTGCACCGTGACAACGAACGCCTGCTGACCGAAAACCGCGGTTCGCTACGTGAGCTCAGCCTGCTGCAGGATCAGCTCAAGCACAGCAACCAGCGCCAGGACCAGTTGTTCGAGCAAGCGTCCCGCGCCGACAGCGAACGCACCCTCCTCCAGGAACGCTTGCGCGTCGCCGCCCTGGAAAGCCAGACGCTCAAACAGAGCCTCGACGAACAGGCGCAACTCAATCAGGGACTGGAGAAGGAACTGACCAAGGCACAGGCCAGCCTGGAGGACAGCTTGCGCCTGGCCGCCACCGTGGCGGCAGCGGCAGACGCAGCCGAGCCGAAAGGCGCTTAA
- a CDS encoding histone-like nucleoid-structuring protein, MvaT/MvaU family → MSRLAEFRAAEKALQEQLKQLESLKNDAGLKKEIEFEEKLQGLMKSYGKGLKDIIAILDPNPAKSGLQVSAAPKTRRARVVKVYQNPHTGELIETKGGNHRGLKAWKEQYGAATVDSWLRG, encoded by the coding sequence TTGTCCAGACTCGCTGAATTTCGTGCAGCTGAAAAAGCCCTTCAGGAACAGCTCAAGCAGCTGGAATCGCTGAAGAACGATGCCGGGCTCAAGAAAGAAATCGAATTCGAAGAGAAGCTTCAGGGACTGATGAAGAGCTACGGCAAAGGCCTGAAGGACATCATCGCCATCCTCGATCCGAACCCGGCAAAATCCGGCCTGCAAGTGTCTGCAGCACCCAAGACCCGCCGCGCCCGCGTGGTCAAGGTGTACCAAAACCCGCACACCGGCGAACTGATCGAGACCAAAGGCGGCAACCACCGCGGCCTGAAAGCCTGGAAAGAACAGTACGGGGCAGCCACCGTCGATTCCTGGTTGCGCGGCTGA
- a CDS encoding site-specific integrase: protein MSDLDRYLQAATRDNTRRSYRAAIAHFEVTWGGFLPATAESVARYLVAHAGVLSINTLKLRLSALAQWHSSQGFADPTKAPLVRKTLKGIRALHPAQEKQAEPLQLQHLEQAVAWLDQEISEARAQQKRPQLLKACRDRALILLGFWRGFRSDELCRLEIEHVQARAGKGITVYLPRSKGDRENLGKTYQAPALLKLCPVQAYIEWITEAALVRGPVFRGVDRWGHLSEEGLHANSVIPLLRQALKRAGIEAEHYTTHSLRRGFATWANQSGWDLKSLMSYVGWKDMKSAMRYVEASPFEGMVRITDKPPSL from the coding sequence ATGAGCGATCTGGATCGCTACCTGCAAGCCGCCACCCGTGACAACACCCGCCGCAGCTACCGCGCGGCCATCGCCCATTTCGAAGTGACCTGGGGCGGCTTCCTGCCCGCGACGGCGGAAAGCGTCGCCCGCTACCTGGTGGCCCATGCCGGTGTGTTGTCGATCAATACGCTGAAGCTGCGTCTATCGGCGCTGGCGCAATGGCACAGCAGCCAGGGATTTGCCGACCCGACCAAGGCGCCGCTCGTGCGCAAGACGCTCAAGGGCATCCGCGCGCTGCATCCGGCCCAAGAGAAACAGGCCGAGCCTTTGCAACTGCAGCACCTGGAACAGGCGGTGGCCTGGCTGGATCAGGAGATCAGCGAAGCCAGGGCTCAACAGAAGCGGCCTCAGTTGCTCAAGGCCTGCCGTGACCGGGCGCTGATTCTGCTGGGGTTCTGGCGCGGCTTTCGCAGCGACGAGCTGTGCCGCCTCGAGATCGAGCACGTCCAGGCCCGCGCCGGCAAAGGCATCACCGTGTACCTGCCGCGCAGCAAGGGCGACCGGGAGAACCTGGGCAAGACCTACCAGGCGCCGGCGCTGCTCAAGCTGTGTCCGGTGCAGGCTTACATCGAATGGATCACCGAGGCGGCCCTGGTGCGCGGCCCGGTCTTTCGCGGGGTGGATCGCTGGGGGCACCTGAGCGAGGAGGGGCTGCACGCCAACAGCGTGATTCCGCTGCTGCGCCAGGCGCTCAAGCGCGCCGGCATCGAGGCCGAGCACTACACCACCCATTCGCTGCGCCGCGGTTTCGCGACCTGGGCGAACCAGAGCGGTTGGGACCTCAAGTCACTGATGAGCTATGTGGGCTGGAAGGATATGAAGTCCGCCATGCGCTATGTTGAAGCCAGCCCCTTTGAAGGGATGGTTCGGATCACGGATAAGCCGCCGTCGCTTTAG